The Penaeus monodon isolate SGIC_2016 chromosome 13, NSTDA_Pmon_1, whole genome shotgun sequence genome contains a region encoding:
- the LOC119580086 gene encoding probable serine/threonine-protein kinase dyrk2 isoform X2 — MLVENSNGGGGEGRSSTATTNGTKNATPNGTRGPPTTTRGPPNTTRGTTNGTANGTTNGTSSSRNNNNGVVKTTASTPTKPTPTIRTTSISGPPRTTLGSRTHSTPGPALTSRPSSHATTITKTSISSSSSSSSRSISSSPGSKGATPSKSASGGLDAQLTYTPPHVLIRSISSLSQHSLRPATPELDQEDGIVSVPALRKGVLLQARDRLFSRWKERYFVLTRDYLACFRRGSTKYSEMGSFIFKVNLASVECVEWQDRRGGPALALALPREGRVLLRAKSGLDQWYRLLLEATNASRHRRNVLRRGTSTTHLNNTTNNNLDLTPPAKSMLADADLGSCDTDIATPPSSVTSSNKFSTSTSASNTSGSGGSSSLASSPSLRGSCAWPRPSSPLRPVVGDAPRSRLSLYEGARELPTSAKMRHSVCLEPRDAQDMARKQKNRHSICVEPRDLARTRASLCLEPRNPLLDLMESVEAIPTLISHEDSRLPSSARTSPSKSEGDRRSTTDVPLLVSEVDTSPSPSGAPARPRAHSTSLTPERTLGPRSRSNLGFFRHSGLFNH; from the exons cccccccaacaccaccagaGGCACCACCAACGGCACGGCCAATGGCACCACCAACGGCACCAGCAGCAGcaggaacaacaacaatggcGTGGTGAAGACGACCGCCTCGACGCCCACGAAGCCGACGCCGACGATCAGGACCACCAGCATCTCAGGGCCCCCGAGGACCACCCTGGGCTCCCGGACGCACTCCACCCCAGGGCCGGCTCTCACCTCGAGGCCCAGCTCCCACGCCACGACCATCACCAAGAccagcatcagcagcagcagcagtagcagcagcaggagcATCAGCAGCAGCCCTGGCAGCAAGGGAGCCACGCCCAGCAAGAGTGCCTCTGGGGGCCTGGACGCGCAGCTGACCTACACGCCGCCCCACGTCCTCATCCGCTCCATCTCGTCCCTGTCGCAGCACTCGCTCAGGCCAGCCACGCCCGAGCTGGACCAG GAGGATGGCATTGTGTCAGTACCAGCACTACGCAAGGGCGTTTTGCTGCAGGCACGCGACCGGCTCTTCTCGAGGTGGAAAGAGCGCTACTTTGTGCTTACAAGGGACTACTTGGCGTGCTTCAGGAGAGGATCGACCAAGTATTCAGAAATGGGATCGTTCATATTCAAG GTCAACCTAGCCAGTGTAGAATGCGTAGAGTGGCAGGATCGGCGTGGTGGCCCTGCTCTGGCCCTGGCACTCCCTAGGGAAGGCCGTGTCCTCCTCCGGGCCAAATCAGGGTTGGACCAGTGGTACAGGTTGCTCCTTGAGGCCACCAATGCCTCCCGACACCGCCGCAATGTCCTGCGTCGTGGCACCTCCACCACACACTtgaacaacaccacaaacaacaacttGGACTTAACACCACCTGCAAAGTCAA TGCTGGCTGATGCAGACCTAGGCTCTTGCGACACAGACATTGCAACTCCTCCATCTTCAGTCACTTCCTCCAACAAGTTCAGCACCTCGACCTCTGCCTCCAACACTTCAG GATCAGGAGGTTCCTCATCCCTGGCCTCCTCCCCATCTCTGCGCGGTTCATGCGCTTGGCCCCGACCATCATCCCCCCTGAGGCCTGTGGTAGGTGATGCCCCGCGATCAAGACTCTCCTTATACGAAGGAGCTCGGGAACTGCCCACCTCGGCCAAGATGCGGCATTCCGTTTGCCTGGAGCCCCGCGACGCCCAGGACATGGCAAGGAAGCAGAAGAACAGACACTCGATCTGTGTAGAGCCAAGGGATCTGGCCAGGACACGTGCCTCACTCTGCCTCGAGCCACGCAACCCCCTGCTGGACTTGATGGAAAGCGTCGAAGCTATTCCCACGCTCATCTCACACGAGGATAGTCGGCTGCCGTCTTCTGCTAGAACTTCACCTTCAAAGAGTGAAG GAGATAGAAGATCAACCACCGACGTTCCCCTCCTGGTCAGCGAAGTGGACACGAGTCCTTCCCCCAGCGGTGCCCCAGCCCGTCCACGTGCACACTCCACATCACTGACCCCAGAGCGCACCCTGGGCCCCCGCTCGCGCTCCAATCTAGGCTTCTTCCGACACTCAGGCCTCTTCAACCATTAA
- the LOC119580086 gene encoding uncharacterized protein LOC119580086 isoform X1, translated as MLVENSNGGGGEGRSSTATTNGTKNATPNGTRGPPTTTRGPPNTTRGTTNGTANGTTNGTSSSRNNNNGVVKTTASTPTKPTPTIRTTSISGPPRTTLGSRTHSTPGPALTSRPSSHATTITKTSISSSSSSSSRSISSSPGSKGATPSKSASGGLDAQLTYTPPHVLIRSISSLSQHSLRPATPELDQEDGIVSVPALRKGVLLQARDRLFSRWKERYFVLTRDYLACFRRGSTKYSEMGSFIFKVNLASVECVEWQDRRGGPALALALPREGRVLLRAKSGLDQWYRLLLEATNASRHRRNVLRRGTSTTHLNNTTNNNLDLTPPAKSSGIQYSLSGSTPEITRLCDSVCDDSPGGTSSRLLTRHHRFSLLADADLGSCDTDIATPPSSVTSSNKFSTSTSASNTSGSGGSSSLASSPSLRGSCAWPRPSSPLRPVVGDAPRSRLSLYEGARELPTSAKMRHSVCLEPRDAQDMARKQKNRHSICVEPRDLARTRASLCLEPRNPLLDLMESVEAIPTLISHEDSRLPSSARTSPSKSEGDRRSTTDVPLLVSEVDTSPSPSGAPARPRAHSTSLTPERTLGPRSRSNLGFFRHSGLFNH; from the exons cccccccaacaccaccagaGGCACCACCAACGGCACGGCCAATGGCACCACCAACGGCACCAGCAGCAGcaggaacaacaacaatggcGTGGTGAAGACGACCGCCTCGACGCCCACGAAGCCGACGCCGACGATCAGGACCACCAGCATCTCAGGGCCCCCGAGGACCACCCTGGGCTCCCGGACGCACTCCACCCCAGGGCCGGCTCTCACCTCGAGGCCCAGCTCCCACGCCACGACCATCACCAAGAccagcatcagcagcagcagcagtagcagcagcaggagcATCAGCAGCAGCCCTGGCAGCAAGGGAGCCACGCCCAGCAAGAGTGCCTCTGGGGGCCTGGACGCGCAGCTGACCTACACGCCGCCCCACGTCCTCATCCGCTCCATCTCGTCCCTGTCGCAGCACTCGCTCAGGCCAGCCACGCCCGAGCTGGACCAG GAGGATGGCATTGTGTCAGTACCAGCACTACGCAAGGGCGTTTTGCTGCAGGCACGCGACCGGCTCTTCTCGAGGTGGAAAGAGCGCTACTTTGTGCTTACAAGGGACTACTTGGCGTGCTTCAGGAGAGGATCGACCAAGTATTCAGAAATGGGATCGTTCATATTCAAG GTCAACCTAGCCAGTGTAGAATGCGTAGAGTGGCAGGATCGGCGTGGTGGCCCTGCTCTGGCCCTGGCACTCCCTAGGGAAGGCCGTGTCCTCCTCCGGGCCAAATCAGGGTTGGACCAGTGGTACAGGTTGCTCCTTGAGGCCACCAATGCCTCCCGACACCGCCGCAATGTCCTGCGTCGTGGCACCTCCACCACACACTtgaacaacaccacaaacaacaacttGGACTTAACACCACCTGCAAAGTCAA GTGGCATTCAGTACAGCCTCAGTGGATCGACACCCGAGATCACCCGCCTGTGTGATTCAGTGTGTGACGATTCCCCAGGTGGCACGAGCTCGCGTCTCCTTACAAGGCACCATAGATTCTCTT TGCTGGCTGATGCAGACCTAGGCTCTTGCGACACAGACATTGCAACTCCTCCATCTTCAGTCACTTCCTCCAACAAGTTCAGCACCTCGACCTCTGCCTCCAACACTTCAG GATCAGGAGGTTCCTCATCCCTGGCCTCCTCCCCATCTCTGCGCGGTTCATGCGCTTGGCCCCGACCATCATCCCCCCTGAGGCCTGTGGTAGGTGATGCCCCGCGATCAAGACTCTCCTTATACGAAGGAGCTCGGGAACTGCCCACCTCGGCCAAGATGCGGCATTCCGTTTGCCTGGAGCCCCGCGACGCCCAGGACATGGCAAGGAAGCAGAAGAACAGACACTCGATCTGTGTAGAGCCAAGGGATCTGGCCAGGACACGTGCCTCACTCTGCCTCGAGCCACGCAACCCCCTGCTGGACTTGATGGAAAGCGTCGAAGCTATTCCCACGCTCATCTCACACGAGGATAGTCGGCTGCCGTCTTCTGCTAGAACTTCACCTTCAAAGAGTGAAG GAGATAGAAGATCAACCACCGACGTTCCCCTCCTGGTCAGCGAAGTGGACACGAGTCCTTCCCCCAGCGGTGCCCCAGCCCGTCCACGTGCACACTCCACATCACTGACCCCAGAGCGCACCCTGGGCCCCCGCTCGCGCTCCAATCTAGGCTTCTTCCGACACTCAGGCCTCTTCAACCATTAA
- the LOC119580087 gene encoding salivary glue protein Sgs-3-like produces MALLKMSLPPLAALALLVVAAAGHEHDLSHRPRKDVNTFPWANRYPASSYPSYRTYPPAATYPPAATYPPAATYPPAPSYPAPATYYPGSYPQPIYVTYPADTYYGVYYPSHYYRPAYPAQPTPTTSPPPNTPPPYSYRPTTSPAVYTSAFPATWPSTQPTARPTAQPTSVTSQPTPPTTRQPMWPTGRTARPPRVFPWPTGRPTRPPMSLVWPTESRKSKTPTPAPAVWPTGATTARPPAPRWPTNTPEATSGGDDKSVWPTSQPATEPPAPVSWPTSLPKPTPQAISWPTPVAPQWPTGAPSTAQPSTISWPTQRSRTARTSRPATPSTTTTRMPWWMAYEATEARTAAPTAATSPTTTTSPTTTPTTTTIQTTTTTTPTTTTTATPTTTTTSTTVTTPTTTTTTTPTTTTPTTTTTFLLKPKKKTNVNCRKLCFSETGERFCCDAAVGVCPLKPSVCSDANIMRRMRTCVLDAQCVDGYRCCYDNCIDDYVCKKTVFMPQSKMRKMTRQAQGSTGDRP; encoded by the exons ATGGCCCTCCTGAAGATGTCGCTGCcgcccctcgccgccctcgccctgCTGGTCGTTGCTGCCGCAGGTCACGAGCACGACCTGTCCCACCGCCCGCGTAAAGACGTTAATACCTTTCCTTGGGCGAACCGGTATCCTGCCTCTTCCTATCCTTCGTACAGGACCTATCCACCCGCAGCCACCTATCCGCCCGCAGCCACCTATCCGCCCGCAGCCACCTATCCGCCCGCGCCCTCCTATCCAGCACCCGCGACCTACTACCCAGGCTCCTATCCGCAACCTATCTACGTCACGTACCCGGCTGACACGTATTACGGCGTGTACTATCCTTCGCACTACTACCGGCCTGCTTACCCTGCACAGCCTACCCCCACCACTAGCCCCCCTCCCAACACCCCGCCCCCCTACTCCTACCGGCCGACCACCAGTCCCGCCGTCTACACCTCGGCGTTCCCCGCGACCTGGCCCTCTACCCAACCCACCGCTCGCCCCACTGCCCAACCCACCTCCGTGACCTCCCAGCCCACTCCGCCCACTACCCGGCAGCCCATGTGGCCCACTGGGCGCACGGCGAGGCCGCCGCGCGTCTTCCCGTGGCCGACGGGACGACCAACTCGGCCGCCCATGTCGCTCGTCTGGCCCACGGAGTCCCGGAAGTCGAAAACGCCCACGCCCGCGCCAGCGGTGTGGCCGACGGGCGCTACGACGGCCCGCCCGCCAGCGCCGCGATGGCCCACAAACACCCCTGAGGCCACGAGCGGCGGCGACGATAAGAGCGTGTGGCCGACGAGCCAGCCGGCCACCGAGCCTCCGGCGCCCGTCAGCTGGCCCACCAGCCTGCCCAAGCCGACGCCCCAGGCCATCAGCTGGCCCACGCCCGTGGCGCCCCAGTGGCCCACGGGCGCCCCCAGCACCGCCCAGCCCTCCACCATTAGCTGGCCCACGCAGAGGTCGCGGACAGCGAGAACGTCCAGGCCGGCGACGCCGTCGACGACCACGACAAGGATGCCCTGGTGGATGGCGTATGAGGCGACGGAGGCCAGGACGGCCGCGCCCACCGCAGCGACATCGCCCACCACTACAACCTCACCTACTACAACACCTACAACTACAACTATACAAACTACAACTACCACAACACCTACTACAACGACTACAGCCACACctactacaactaccacatcTACAACTGTAACTACACCTACTACAACTACCACAACTACACCTactacaaccacacccacaacaactaCAACTTTCCTTctaaagccaaagaaaaaaactaatgtCAA TTGCCGAAAATTATGTTTCAGCGAGACGGGAGAAAGATTCTGTTGTGATGCAG CTGTTGGAGTTTGTCCCCTGAAGCCATCTGTCTGCTCAGACGCCAACATAATGCGTCGGATGAGA acaTGCGTGCTTGATGCCCAGTGCGTGGATGGGTACAGATGCTGCTACGACAACTGTATCGATGATTATGTATGCAAGAAGACTGTATTCATGCCGCAGTCAAAAATGCGTAAAATGACGAGGCAGGCGCAAGGATCAACAGGGGATCGGCCCTAA